The following coding sequences are from one Deinococcus aerius window:
- the hyi gene encoding hydroxypyruvate isomerase — MTRFAANLTMLFQERPFLERFAAARQAGFDAVEYMFPYPYAPEDLRAQLQEHGLKQVLFNLPAGNWEAGERGIAVLPDRQEEFRQGVTRAMTYVEALRSAEAPPLVNCLVGKLPEGAAPDEARRVLVENLRYAASELAQVGVTLLIEPINPHDIPGFFLRTPDQAAALIADVGADNLRIQYDLYHQQRTEGQLLDTFRRLQEQIGHVQLADVPGRHQPGTGEINYPFVLRALDEAGYGGYVGLEYVPEGDTVSSLAWMQGLREGVGV, encoded by the coding sequence ATGACCCGATTCGCCGCCAACCTCACGATGCTCTTCCAGGAACGGCCCTTCCTGGAACGGTTCGCCGCCGCCCGCCAGGCGGGCTTCGATGCCGTCGAGTACATGTTCCCCTACCCTTACGCCCCCGAGGACCTGCGGGCGCAACTCCAGGAGCACGGGCTGAAGCAGGTCCTCTTCAACCTGCCCGCCGGGAACTGGGAGGCCGGGGAGCGGGGAATCGCCGTGCTGCCGGATCGCCAGGAGGAGTTCCGCCAGGGCGTGACCCGCGCGATGACCTACGTGGAGGCGCTGCGGAGCGCGGAGGCCCCGCCCCTCGTGAACTGCCTCGTCGGCAAGCTGCCGGAAGGGGCGGCCCCCGATGAAGCCCGCCGCGTGCTGGTCGAGAACCTGCGGTACGCCGCCTCGGAACTCGCCCAGGTCGGCGTCACCCTCCTGATCGAGCCCATCAATCCCCACGACATTCCCGGTTTCTTCCTCCGCACGCCGGATCAAGCCGCCGCATTGATCGCTGACGTGGGGGCGGACAACCTCCGCATCCAGTACGACCTCTACCATCAGCAGCGGACCGAGGGGCAACTGCTCGACACCTTCCGCCGCCTGCAAGAGCAGATTGGGCATGTCCAGCTCGCGGACGTGCCGGGCCGCCACCAGCCGGGCACCGGGGAGATCAACTATCCCTTCGTGCTGCGGGCGCTCGACGAGGCGGGGTACGGTGGGTACGTGGGCCTGGAGTACGTCCCGGAAGGCGACACCGTGAGTTCGCTGGCCTGGATGCAGGGCCTGAGGGAAGGAGTGGGCGTATGA